The following proteins are co-located in the Nitrospinota bacterium genome:
- a CDS encoding zf-TFIIB domain-containing protein, translating to MKCPSCHQELTLKSAGGLKVFACREGCGGLWFGHYEVQKLQGQYIGAGERLLDVPRAEGVRFFRNVEAICPHCTTSLLLRHFFSKEIGVEVFQCPKCGGFWLDCGELAGIKSRFDTEERRKQVAASYFEIIFAGRIAKMNLLIEDVLKAARSIVKIFLFVCPVKYLSGNRFLKKEYFSDLNVPK from the coding sequence ATGAAGTGCCCGTCATGCCATCAGGAACTGACCCTAAAATCGGCAGGAGGCCTTAAGGTTTTCGCCTGCAGGGAAGGGTGTGGAGGGCTGTGGTTCGGACATTATGAAGTGCAGAAACTTCAAGGGCAATATATCGGTGCCGGAGAGCGTCTGTTGGATGTCCCAAGGGCCGAGGGCGTGCGGTTTTTTCGGAATGTGGAGGCCATTTGTCCTCATTGCACAACGTCCCTGTTATTGAGACATTTTTTCAGCAAGGAGATTGGAGTGGAGGTGTTCCAATGTCCCAAATGCGGAGGGTTTTGGCTCGATTGCGGGGAACTCGCAGGTATAAAATCCCGGTTTGACACGGAGGAGAGGCGAAAGCAGGTCGCGGCGTCCTATTTTGAAATTATTTTTGCGGGAAGGATTGCAAAAATGAATTTGCTGATCGAAGATGTGTTGAAAGCCGCCCGTTCTATCGTCAAAATCTTTTTATTTGTTTGCCCGGTAAAATATCTTTCAGGCAACCGGTTCCTGAAAAAAGAATACTTCAGTGACCTCAATGTTCCCAAGTGA
- a CDS encoding tetratricopeptide repeat protein yields MKNSHYYTFLILCSLFFLITGCDKGKTDSEGKNTDANEKSIADVASRVILGAITAPDTEPGAAENNEGVGHYKEGHWKTSAKHFREAITAGPQLAEAHYNLALALDRLGDHGGATQHFREALELAPDNPKIKDSKILKEHLGM; encoded by the coding sequence ATGAAAAATTCTCACTATTATACGTTCTTGATACTTTGCAGCCTGTTTTTTTTAATCACGGGTTGCGACAAGGGGAAAACCGATTCCGAAGGAAAGAACACGGACGCAAATGAAAAATCCATTGCGGATGTTGCGAGTCGCGTCATTTTGGGGGCGATCACGGCCCCTGACACGGAACCGGGCGCTGCTGAAAATAATGAAGGTGTGGGACATTACAAAGAAGGGCATTGGAAGACATCGGCAAAACACTTCCGGGAAGCTATTACCGCCGGACCTCAATTGGCCGAAGCGCATTACAATTTAGCCTTGGCACTCGACAGACTGGGAGACCACGGGGGAGCGACCCAGCATTTTCGCGAAGCTCTGGAACTTGCTCCTGATAATCCAAAAATCAAAGATTCCAAAATTCTGAAAGAACACCTGGGGATGTAA
- a CDS encoding tetratricopeptide repeat protein, with protein sequence MTKQSAVKKYSFEIIVSSLITVIIAIYFVSPPLGQAQVETAESLNKKVMSLYHAGEYRTAFPLAMRVLNLREKTLGPNHPDVAVALQTLAGLYEAVGDYKNAAPFDKRALKILEPDAVIEDTPAT encoded by the coding sequence ATGACAAAGCAATCGGCTGTTAAAAAGTATTCCTTTGAAATAATCGTTTCTTCTCTGATCACAGTCATCATCGCAATTTATTTTGTGTCCCCCCCCCTTGGCCAGGCGCAGGTTGAAACCGCTGAATCCTTAAATAAAAAAGTGATGTCCCTTTACCATGCCGGTGAATATAGAACCGCCTTCCCCCTTGCCATGCGGGTTTTGAATCTCCGCGAAAAAACTCTGGGTCCGAATCATCCTGACGTGGCAGTCGCCTTGCAAACTCTGGCCGGGCTGTATGAGGCTGTTGGCGATTACAAAAATGCCGCTCCCTTCGACAAGCGGGCTCTGAAAATTCTGGAACCCGATGCCGTTATCGAAGACACGCCTGCAACTTAA